Sequence from the Kineosporia succinea genome:
ACGTCATCAACATCATCATCGGACTGCTGCTCGTGCTGTCCGTGCTCTCCACCAGTCTCCTGGCGTGGGTCTCCGACGTTTCCGCCAGGCGCAACCGGGCCAAGCGCCCCTCGCAGACGCCCTCCAGCGTCGGTTCACAGTGAAGTGAAAGGACAATCTGTCATGCGGACCCTCACCCGACGCAGCACCGTTCTCGGAGTGGCCACCCTCTCCCTGGCGCTGGCCCTGACCGGCTGCAGCAAGGCCGACACCGGCTCCTCGTCCGACGGCGAGACCGGTTCGGCCGCCAAGGAACTCAACGTCGTCTTCATCCCGAAGAACCTCGGCAACCCGTACTTCGACGCCAGCGACAAGGGTGGCAAGGCGGCGGTCGAGGCCCTGGGCGGCACGTTCTCCGAGGTCGGCCCGCAGGAGGCCAGCCCCGACGCGCAGGTGCAGTACATCAACACCGCGGCCCAGCAGCACGCGTCGGCCATCGTCATCTCGGCCAACGACCCCAAGGCCGTCGGCTCGGCGCTCACGCAGGCCAAGCAGGGCGGCACCAAGGTCGTCACGTTCGACTCCGACACCGAGGCGCAGTACCGCGACCTGTTCATCAACCAGGCCTCCCCCGAGGGCATCGCCAAGGCCCAGGTCGACGGCATCGCCAAGCAGATCGGTGACTCCGGCGAGATCGCGATCCTCTCGGCCGCCGCCAACGCCACCAACCAGAACGCCTGGATCGAGCTCATGAAGACCGAGCTCAAGGACAGCCACCCGAACATCAAGCTCGTCGACACCGTCTACGGCAACGACGACGACCAGACCTCGTTCGACAAGACCGCCGCCCTGCTGCAGACCCACCCGAACCTGAAGGGCATCATCAGCCCCACCACGGTCGGTATCGCCGCCGCGGCCCGCTACCTGTCCACCTCGAAGAGCAAGGGCAAGGTCGCGCTGACCGGCCTGGGCACCCCCAACCAGATGCGCTCCTTCGTGGAGGACGGCACGGTCACCGAGTTCTACCTGTGGAACCCGAGCGACCTGGGCACCCTCGCCGCCTACGCCGCGGCCGCCCTGGCCGACGGCACCATCACCGGCAAGGAGGGTGACAAGTTCACCGCCGGTGACCTCGGTGAGTACACCGTCGGCGCCGACAACACCGTCCTCCTGGGCGACCCCACCGGGTTCAACAAGGACAACATCGGCGACTTCGACTTCTGATCGATCACTGCTCGAGGACGTGGTGGCCGGGCCGAGAGGGCCCGGCCACCACGTTTTTCGTGTGGTCAGGGCTACTGCGCGAAGAACTCCCGCTCCAGCTGGGCCGAGCGCTCGAACGCCCGCCACATCGACTCCCGTACCACCGGGGTCGCCGCGCCCGCCGCGCGGTCGGTGATGCGCCGCGCGGCCGCCGCGGACTCGTGGAACACCGGGTCCGCGTACATCGTGATCCAGTCGGCGTAAGGGTTCCCGGCCGGGTCCAGCCTCGCCCCGATGTCCGCGTACATCCAGTAGCACGGCAGCACAGCGGCCACACCGTGCTCGTAGCCCTGATCGACCGCGCTCCGAAGATGGTCGAGATAGCGTTCGGTCACCGGGCTCTTCGCCGGCCGTGGCTCGGTGAGCCAGGTCCGGTGCAGCGCGGTCTCGGTGGTCAGGCAGGCGAGGGCCGCCGTGGTCCAGAAGGCCCGCTCCACCGGCTCTCGCGCCATCTGCGCGAGGCGGCTCAGCACGCTCGCGTAGCCTTCCAGATAGTGGACGTCCTGTGCGAGATACGCTGCGAAGCGGGCTTTGTCGAGACTTCCGTCGGCGAGACCGGTGAGGAACGGGTCGCGGTCGGTGGCCTCACGCAGTTCCGCGATGCGGGCCCACCACTCGGCGCTCGCACTGGTGATCAGGCCGCCGCGCTGCCACAGGCCGGCGAAGTGGCTCACCGGCCCGTGTCCCTGCCCGACCTCGAGTTCCTCACCGTGACGCAGGCTTTCGGTCAGCCACTGCCGGGACCGGTCGATGCTCGTGAACCAGTCGCCGGTGGCGGTCTGCCAGGTCGCGACGGCCGACGACAGCGAGCAGCCGGTGCCGTGCGTGGCGCGGGTCGCGATCCGGGGTGACTCCAGGGGCCGCACCGAATCGAACGCGTCGGCCTCGACCAGGGCGTCACACACCACGTCACCCGGCAGATGGCCACCCTTGGCCAGCACCCGGACACCCCAGCGACGGGACACCTCGAGGGACTGGGCGACCACGTCGTCCCACATCGTCGCCTCTGACCGGCCCGACAGCACCGCGAGTTCGGGAACATTGGGCGTGACCAGGCCCGCCAGCGGCAGGATCTCGCGCAGTGCCTCCTCGGCCTCGCAGCTCAGCAGGCGGTCTCCGCTGGTGGCGACCATGACCGGGTCGATCACCACGATCGGCGGACGCGTGGCCCGCAGCCAGTCGCCGACCGTGGCGATCACCTCCGGATCACCCAGCATGCCGATCTTGACGGCGTCGATCGCGACGTCGTCACTGACGGAATCCAGCTGCTCCCGCAGGAATTCGGCCGGTGGCGTGTGCACCGACCGGACGCCCCGGGTGTTCTGGGCCACGAGCGCGGTGACGACGGCCATGCCGTACCCGCCGTTGGCGGCGATGCTCTTGAGGTCGGCCTGGATGCCCGCTCCCCCGGTCGGATCGGTGCCGGCGATCGACAGGACGCGGGGAGTCTTCGTGTTCATGCGCCGCCGGTCCAGGCGCGGCGGTACTCGGCGGCGGCGCGGGCCGGATCGGGTGCGGCGCAGATGCCACTGACCACCGCGATCCCGGCCAGGGCACTGCCGCGCAGGCCGTGGGCGTCGTCGACCTTGACGCCACCGATCGCGACGGCCGGGAGGGCGGAGAGCTGGGCGCGGGCGCGCATGCCGTCGATGCCGAGCGGGGGCGGGGCATCCGGCTTGGTGTCGGTGGCCCGCAGCACGCCGATACCGATGTAGTCGACGTGCGCCGAACTCGTCGCCGCTGCCGCGATCTGGTCGGGATGCGCCGCGCTGAGGCCGAGAACGGCGTCGGGGCCGATGATCCGGCGTGTCGTCTCCACGGGCAGGTCGCGCTGACCCAGATGAACGCCGGACACCCGGGCCCCGAGCTCCCGGGCGGCCAGGTAGACGTCGACGCGGTCGTTGACGAGAAGCGTGACGTGATGCGGGATCACGTCGGCGATCTCGAGCACCGTGCGCAGGAAGACCGCCGCGGGCTCGTGCTTCTCACGCACCTGCACGGCGGTGACGCCACCCTCGGTCGCGGCCCGCACGAGCTCCGGCAGCGGGAGCCCGGCGCGAGAGGCCGCGACCGCGTCGGTGACGAGGTAGAGGCTGAGGTCGAGGGCGCTCACAGCGTCGCCATCCCGGATCGGGTGACGTTCGTGCGGTCTGGGCGCACGGATCTCACCCGACGACGGCGGCTCACCGGACCCGCGCCCGGCGCTCGACGTCGTCGCCGGTGATCGAGTACAGCGCGTCGATCAGCTCGACCGCGAAAGAGCCGGGCCCCTGGGCCTTCGCGGCGGCCTGCTCGGCCGCGATCGTGTAGACGAGCACGGCCGCGGTGGTGGCCGCCAGACGATCCTGCTCGACGGCCGCGAACGCCGCCATCACGGCCCCGAGCGCGCACCCGCCGCCGGTCACCCGGGTCAGCAGCTCGTGCCCGTTCGCGACGCGCACGGTTCGGGTTCCGTCGGTGATCAGGTCGACCGGACCGGAGATCGCGACCACACCGCCTGTCTTGCGGGCGGTTTCGACCGCGACCACCGACGCGGCGTCCACCGACGAGACCGCGTCCACGCCGCGTCCACCATTGCCCGCACCGGCCAGCGCGAGAATCTCGGAGGCGTTGCCCCGCACGATACTCGGCCCCAGATCACGCAACTGGTGAGCGAGGGCCGTGCGCACCGGCAGCGCCCCGATCGCGACCGGGTCGAGCACCCACGGCGTGCCGTGATCGGCCGCGGCCCGCGCCGCGACCTCCATGGCGGCACGCCGCTCGGCGTGCGGAGTGCCCAGATTGATCAGCAACCCACCCGCCACCGACGCGAAACCCCCTGACTCCTCGGGAATGTCCACCATCGCCGGGGACGCGCCCAGGGCCAGGAGGACGTTCGCGGTGAAGTTCACGACGACGTCGTTGGTGATGCAGTGGACCAGCGGCGACTCACGCCTGACCCAGGTCAGGAGCTCGGCGGCCGATTGCGCGGCAGTCTTCTCGGGTACGGCGAAGCCCGTCATCCGAAGACATCCCTTCGTCAGTGCTAACTGAATCAGGTTCGACGGGTGTGATCTCAGCCCCCGTTCGGTGGGGGCACCCCGTGTCTCTTCCGCCCCGACCCTGCCACTTCCGCCGTCACAGTGCAAGAGTCCTGGTGGTCGGGAATGCGCCGTCGGGAATGCGCCGGCGTTCCCCGGGGTTGCCGCCGGTCATGACAACGATCGGGCTCATCGGAAGCGGGAACATCGGCAGCACCGTCGCACGCCTGGCGATCGCCGGCGGACACGACGTGGTGCTCAGCAACAGCCGGGGCCCGGAGACCCTGGCCGGCCTGGTTGCCGAGCTCGGGCCGAAGGCCCGTGCAGCGACGGCGGCCGAGGCCGCGCAGGCGGGTGACATCGTCGTCGTGACGGTGCCGCTGAAGAACTATCGCGAGGTCCCGGTGGAACCGCTGCGGGGCAAGGTCGTCATCGACACGAACAACTACTACCCCGACCGCGACGGGCAGATCGCCGAGCTCGACGACGAATCGACCACCACCTCGGAGCTTCTGCAGGC
This genomic interval carries:
- the rhaS gene encoding rhamnose ABC transporter substrate-binding protein, translated to MRTLTRRSTVLGVATLSLALALTGCSKADTGSSSDGETGSAAKELNVVFIPKNLGNPYFDASDKGGKAAVEALGGTFSEVGPQEASPDAQVQYINTAAQQHASAIVISANDPKAVGSALTQAKQGGTKVVTFDSDTEAQYRDLFINQASPEGIAKAQVDGIAKQIGDSGEIAILSAAANATNQNAWIELMKTELKDSHPNIKLVDTVYGNDDDQTSFDKTAALLQTHPNLKGIISPTTVGIAAAARYLSTSKSKGKVALTGLGTPNQMRSFVEDGTVTEFYLWNPSDLGTLAAYAAAALADGTITGKEGDKFTAGDLGEYTVGADNTVLLGDPTGFNKDNIGDFDF
- the thiD gene encoding bifunctional hydroxymethylpyrimidine kinase/phosphomethylpyrimidine kinase, which codes for MNTKTPRVLSIAGTDPTGGAGIQADLKSIAANGGYGMAVVTALVAQNTRGVRSVHTPPAEFLREQLDSVSDDVAIDAVKIGMLGDPEVIATVGDWLRATRPPIVVIDPVMVATSGDRLLSCEAEEALREILPLAGLVTPNVPELAVLSGRSEATMWDDVVAQSLEVSRRWGVRVLAKGGHLPGDVVCDALVEADAFDSVRPLESPRIATRATHGTGCSLSSAVATWQTATGDWFTSIDRSRQWLTESLRHGEELEVGQGHGPVSHFAGLWQRGGLITSASAEWWARIAELREATDRDPFLTGLADGSLDKARFAAYLAQDVHYLEGYASVLSRLAQMAREPVERAFWTTAALACLTTETALHRTWLTEPRPAKSPVTERYLDHLRSAVDQGYEHGVAAVLPCYWMYADIGARLDPAGNPYADWITMYADPVFHESAAAARRITDRAAGAATPVVRESMWRAFERSAQLEREFFAQ
- the thiE gene encoding thiamine phosphate synthase; this translates as MSALDLSLYLVTDAVAASRAGLPLPELVRAATEGGVTAVQVREKHEPAAVFLRTVLEIADVIPHHVTLLVNDRVDVYLAARELGARVSGVHLGQRDLPVETTRRIIGPDAVLGLSAAHPDQIAAAATSSAHVDYIGIGVLRATDTKPDAPPPLGIDGMRARAQLSALPAVAIGGVKVDDAHGLRGSALAGIAVVSGICAAPDPARAAAEYRRAWTGGA
- the thiM gene encoding hydroxyethylthiazole kinase, translated to MTGFAVPEKTAAQSAAELLTWVRRESPLVHCITNDVVVNFTANVLLALGASPAMVDIPEESGGFASVAGGLLINLGTPHAERRAAMEVAARAAADHGTPWVLDPVAIGALPVRTALAHQLRDLGPSIVRGNASEILALAGAGNGGRGVDAVSSVDAASVVAVETARKTGGVVAISGPVDLITDGTRTVRVANGHELLTRVTGGGCALGAVMAAFAAVEQDRLAATTAAVLVYTIAAEQAAAKAQGPGSFAVELIDALYSITGDDVERRARVR
- a CDS encoding NADPH-dependent F420 reductase; its protein translation is MTTIGLIGSGNIGSTVARLAIAGGHDVVLSNSRGPETLAGLVAELGPKARAATAAEAAQAGDIVVVTVPLKNYREVPVEPLRGKVVIDTNNYYPDRDGQIAELDDESTTTSELLQAHLPESKVVKGFNHIFFVHLAALARPSGAADRSALLIAGDDASAKKVVTEFFDSIGYDAVDAGALAEGWRFQRDTPAYVTPYVDKEKGFDGPAAPAGEAALRQGLDAAKRYRDL